The following are encoded in a window of Megalobrama amblycephala isolate DHTTF-2021 linkage group LG19, ASM1881202v1, whole genome shotgun sequence genomic DNA:
- the slc17a8 gene encoding vesicular glutamate transporter 3 yields the protein MPLGGFAGLKEKLKPGKEELKNNVGDSLGNLQKKIDGTNVAEEDNIELTEDGRPVAAPKHSPPLLDCGCFGLPKRYIIAILSGLGFCISFGIRCNLGVAIVEMVNNNTVYINGTAVMQPAQFNWDPETVGLIHGSFFWGYIVTQIPGGFISNKLAANRVFGAAIFLTSVLNMFIPSAARVHYGCVLFVRILQGLVEGVTYPACHGMWSRWAPPLERSRLATTSFCGSYAGAVIAMPLAGILVQYVGWPSVFYIYGVFGIIWYIFWLLLAYDSPAIHPTISEEERTYIETSIGEGANLMSSTEKFKTPWREFFTSMPVYAIIVANFCRSWTFYLLLISQPAYFEEVFGFPISKVGILSAVPHMVMTIIVPIGGQLADFLRSRKILSTTTVRKIMNCGGFGMEATLLLVVGFSHTRAVAISFLILAVGFSGFAISGFNVNHLDIAPRYASILMGISNGVGTLSGMVCPLIVGALTKHKTRLEWQHVFVIASMVHYTGVIFYAIFASGEKQDWADPESTSDEKCGIIGEDELADETEPKSDSALATKQKTYGTTDNSAGRRQGWKKNKGVTMQADEDHGSNHYENGEYQNQYQ from the exons ATGCCACTGGGGGGGTTTGCGGGTCTAAAGGAGAAGCTCAAACCGGGGAAGGAGGAGTTGAAGAACAATGTGGGCGACTCTCTGGGGAACCTGCAGAA GAAGATCGATGGCACTAATGTGGCTGAAGAGGACAACATTGAGCTGACAGAAGATGGCCGTCCAGTGGCAGCCCCTAAACACAGCCCACCCCTTTTGGATTGTGGCTGCTTTGGCCTTCCCAAACGTTACATCATCGCCATCCTCAGCGGACTTGGCTTTTGCATCTCGTTTGGCATCCGCTGCAACCTCGGTGTAGCCATTGTAGAAATGGTCAACAACAACACTGTCTACATCAACGGGACTGCCGTCATGCAG CCAGCTCAGTTTAATTGGGATCCAGAGACAGTGGGATTGATACATGGCTCTTTTTTCTGGGGCTACATTGTCACTCAAATCCCTGGAGGTTTCATCTCCAATAAGCTAGCAGCTAACAG GGTGTTTGGAGCAGCCATTTTCTTGACGTCAGTGCTAAACATGTTTATTCCGTCAGCTGCCAGGGTTCACTACGGCTGTGTCTTATTTGTGCGAATCTTACAAGGACTGGTGGAG GGCGTCACATATCCTGCCTGCCATGGGATGTGGAGCAGATGGGCTCCTCCATTGGAGAGAAGTCGTCTGGCTACTACCTCGTTCTGTG GATCTTATGCAGGAGCTGTGATAGCCATGCCACTGGCTGGAATATTAGTGCAGTATGTGGGCTGGCCCTCTGTCTTCTATATATATG GCGTGTTTGGCATTATATGGTATATTTTCTGGCTCTTGCTGGCTTATGATAGCCCAGCGATACATCCCACTATCAGTGAAGAAGAAAGAACATATATAGAGACCTCTATTGGAGAAGGAGCTAATTTAATGAGTTCTACTGAG AAATTTAAAACTCCTTGGCGTGAATTCTTCACATCTATGCCTGTCTACGCCATTATTGTGGCAAACTTCTGCCGCAGCTGGACCTTTTACCTCCTGCTCATCAGCCAGCCTGCGTACTTTGAAGAGGTCTTTGGGTTCCCCATCAGCAAA GTGGGCATTTTGTCAGCGGTGCCACACATGGTGATGACGATCATTGTACCCATAGGAGGCCAGCTGGCTGACTTCCTGAGGAGTCGGAAAATCCTCTCTACTACAACCGTGCGGAAAATCATGAACTGTGGAG GTTTTGGCATGGAGGCCACGTTGCTGCTGGTGGTCGGGTTCTCACACACACGTGCCGTGGCCATCTCATTCCTCATCCTGGCAGTGGGCTTCAGTGGATTTGCGATATCAG GATTCAATGTAAACCATCTGGACATAGCTCCTCGCTATGCCAGTATTCTTATGGGTATCTCTAATGGAGTTGGCACCCTGTCTGGCATGGTTTGCCCCCTCATCGTTGGAGCACTCACTAAACACAAG ACTCGGCTGGAGTGGCAGCATGTGTTTGTGATCGCTTCCATGGTGCATTACACTGGCGTGATCTTCTATGCCATCTTTGCCTCTGGTGAGAAGCAGGACTGGGCTGATCCTGAGAGCACCAGTGATGAAAAATGTGGCATCATCGGGGAAGATGAGCTGGCTGATGAGACCGAACCCAAAAGCGACAGTGCCCTGGCGACTAAGCAGAAGACCTATGGAACAACAGACAACTCTGCAGGCCGCAGGCAAGGCTGGAAGAAGAACAAAGGCGTGACCATGCAAGCTGATGAAGATCACGGATCAAATCATTATGAAAACGGGGAATATCAGAACCAGTATCAATGA